From the Oryza glaberrima chromosome 5, OglaRS2, whole genome shotgun sequence genome, one window contains:
- the LOC127774096 gene encoding scarecrow-like protein 9, whose translation MLQPLPTPLSPYSYGRSLFLPNQHLVSTAWTSTFGIPGFQIRRGAEEEKRFVPIIDKLVIDLDTDRGLSISKMTTKAKVGDKKRYAIFELTDQRHSPYTTDLDILEGRNSKRYAITYCEIIRNDMFDRVLLCYGVENFAEASNLRKIMTKQARKNSLNGQTRGSAQRKLRGMKQLKKDVVDLRNLLIHCAQAVAADDRISASELVKKIRQHSSPDGDSNQRLAFYLVDGLEARLAGIGSQVYRKLMASRTSAESLLKAYSLYLSACPFERASFAYANQTILDASKGQQPRKVHIVHFGICTGFQWPSLIQRLANEEGGPPKLRITGIDMPQPGFHPCEIIEETGKRLADYANLFKVPFQYQGIASRWETVQIEDLNIDKDEVLIVNCMFRMKNLGDEMVSMNSARDRVLKIMRMMNPRVFILGIVNGSYSSPFFITRFKEVLFHYSSLFDMIDANVPRDNEARKMIERGLFGQEALNIIACEGAERTERPESYKQWQARCLKAGFKQLPVDPATLKEIINMKKGIYHEDFVADEDGGWLLQGWKGRVIYAISTWKPNESYLDQ comes from the coding sequence ATGTTACAGCCCTTGCCAACCCCATTGAGTCCATATAGCTATGGCAGGAGTCTTTTTCTTCCAAACCAACACTTGGTAAGCACTGCCTGGACTTCTACCTTTGGCATCCCTGGCTTCCAAATTAGAAGAGGTGCCGAGGAGGAAAAGAGATTTGTTCCAATTATTGATAAGTTGGTGATCGATTTGGACACTGACCGGGGGCTCTCCATTTCAAAAATGACCACGAAGGCAAAAGTAGGAGACAAGAAAAGATATGCAATCTTTGAGTTGACAGATCAAAGGCACAGCCCTTACACCACAGACTTGGATATCTTGGAAGGGAGGAACAGCAAACGCTATGCCATCACTTACTGTGAAATAATCCGGAATGATATGTTTGACAGGGTTCTGCTCTGCTATGGTGTGGAGAATTTCGCCGAAGCATCAAATCTTCGAAAAATAATGACGAAGCAAGCACGCAAGAATTCACTGAATGGACAAACCAGAGGATCTGCACAACGAAAATTACGGGGTATGAAACAACTCAAGAAGGATGTAGTTGATCTCAGGAATCTCCTCATCCACTGTGCACAAGCAGTAGCAGCTGACGACCGCATTTCGGCCAGTGAACTAGTGAAGAAGATAAGACAGCATTCTTCACCAGATGGAGATAGTAACCAGAGGTTGGCATTTTACTTGGTGGATGGTCTGGAGGCGCGCTTGGCTGGGATCGGGAGCCAGGTGTATCGCAAGCTCATGGCAAGCCGAACCAGTGCTGAGAGTTTGTTGAAGGCTTACAGCCTCTACCTTTCAGCTTGCCCTTTCGAAAGGGCGTCATTCGCCTATGCAAACCAAACTATTCTTGATGCATCAAAGGGGCAGCAACCAAGAAAGGTGCACATTGTTCATTTCGGCATTTGCACTGGCTTTCAGTGGCCATCATTGATTCAGCGGCTTGCAAATGAAGAAGGGGGTCCACCCAAGCTTAGGATCACAGGTATAGATATGCCCCAGCCAGGTTTCCACCCCTGTGAAATAATTGAGGAGACAGGGAAGCGGTTGGCTGATTATGCAAACTTGTTCAAGGTGCCTTTTCAATATCAGGGCATTGCTTCACGGTGGGAAACCGTACAAATTGAGGACCTGAACATTGACAAGGATGAAGTGCTCATAGTCAACTGTATGTTCAGGATGAAGAATCTTGGTGATGAGATGGTATCTATGAATAGCGCAAGGGATAGGGTGCTGAAAATAATGAGGATGATGAACCCAAGGGTTTTTATTCTCGGTATTGTCAATGGATCATACAGCTCTCCCTTCTTCATCACACGTTTCAAAGAGGTTCTGTTCCATTACTCTTCATTGTTTGACATGATTGATGCAAATGTTCCACGGGATAACGAGGCGAGGAAGATGATAGAGAGGGGACTCTTTGGGCAGGAAGCACTTAACATCATAGCATGCGAGGGTGCAGAAAGGACTGAGAGGCCAGAAAGTTACAAGCAGTGGCAAGCACGGTGCCTCAAGGCTGGGTTCAAGCAGCTCCCTGTCGATCCAGCCACCTTGAAAGAGATAATAAATATGAAGAAAGGGATTTACCATGAGGACTTTGTtgctgatgaagatggtggcTGGCTACTACAAGGATGGAAAGGGAGAGTAATTTATGCCATATCCACATGGAAGCCAAATGAATCATATTTGGATCAGTAA